Proteins from a single region of Colias croceus chromosome Z, ilColCroc2.1:
- the LOC123705320 gene encoding WW domain-containing adapter protein with coiled-coil homolog isoform X3 yields MVMHARKPHRISDGYFEKHQAHPYQQKYNSKRANEYGSSERYTPLRSPNGNMSHGHMGHSAHSHHHYHMVDERGYVTSRNSYMQKGSEKERDRDYKSSRNKYTDVRSPKEKRSKEGEREKNNHERCESEKKRTSGMNSSVNSSSKYYKRSAPPSSAPSSEWSEHISSSGKKYYYNSELEVSQWEKPKEWDSRKNSSKDHQTTYSSSSSRSNRDKRSSSRSRRRESEKSSKRANSTSERYWSGSRENVVERTRTKHAPHAAHDGKDGHHLLQDMDISPDRSTPLSESSYREGGPPRPEPGAVPPVVVLDNSNQTSGSLLAAALPRIVAAPCASTSGAACNNGGTPRSRSETPQRDAGPPTPTHSESVDPHAPPLHLDNALPRKMECLGSYSSVVGSLQQAAPMLTPSLLNHVRAELTTHVTGWPADILEKQANKYTEEAYQLSCLQCTRVSTELKCSRSIVRHTEIQATLQEQKIMYLRQQISRLEELKSQNSFMSED; encoded by the exons ATGGTAATGCATGCAAGGAAACCTCACCGAATAAGCGATGG GTACTTTGAGAAGCATCAGGCCCATCCATATCAG CAGAAGTATAATTCGAAGAGGGCTAATGAGTATGGATCATCTGAGCGGTACACACCACTCAGATCCCCCAATGGGAACATGTCCCACGGGCACATGGGACACTCTGCCCACTCGCACCACCACTATCACATGGTTGATGAACGAGGATATGTCACATCTAGAAATTCCTACATGCAGAAAGGTTCAGAAAAGGAGAGAGATAGAGACTACAAATCCTCTAGGAATAAGTATacag ATGTCAGATCACCGAAGGAGAAACGCAGTAAAGAAGGTGAACGAGAGAAGAACAACCACGAGCGATGTGAATCCGAGAAAAAAAGGACTAGTGGAATGAACAGTAGTGTTAATTCGAGTAGCAAATATTATAAGAGGAGTGCGCCCCCCTCGAGTGCGCCCTCTAGTGAGTGGTCGGAACACATTAGTTCGTCGGGCAAGAAATATTACTATAACAGTGAGCTTGAAGTGTCACAGTGGGAGAAGCCCAAGGAGTGGGACTCGAGGAAGAATTCATCCAAAGATCACCAGACTAcgtattcatcatcatcatccaGAAGTA ATCGCGACAAGAGATCGAGCTCGCGGTCGCGGCGGCGGGAGTCGGAGAAGTCGAGCAAGCGCGCAAACAGCACGTCGGAGCGCTACTGGAGCGGGTCGCGCGAGAACGTCGTCGAGCGGACGCGCACGAAGCACGCGCCGCACGCCGCGCACGACGGGAAAG ATGGCCACCACCTGCTGCAGGATATGGACATATCGCCGGACCGGAGTACACCGCTGTCGGAGAGCTCGTACAGAGAGGGCGGCCCTCCGAGACCGGAGCCCGGCGCTGTGCCGCCGGTCGTCGTCTTGGATAACTCTAATCAGACG AGCGGGTCGCTGCTGGCCGCAGCGCTGCCGCGCATAGTGGCCGCGCCGTGCGCGTCGACGTCGGGCGCGGCGTGCAACAACGGCGGCACGCCGCGCAGCCGCTCGGAGACGCCGCAGCGCGACGCGGGCCCGCCCACGCCCACGCACTCGGAGAGCGTCGACCCGCACGCGCCGCCGCTGCACCTCGACAACGCGCTGCCACGGAAGA TGGAGTGCCTCGGCAGCTACTCGTCAGTAGTGGGCAGCCTGCAGCAAGCGGCGCCGATGCTGACGCCGTCGCTGCTGAACCACGTGCGCGCGGAGCTCACCACGCACGTGACCGGGTGGCCGGCGGACATACTGGAGAAACAG GCTAACAAATACACAGAGGAAGCGTACCAACTCAGCTGCCTGCAGTGCACGCGCGTGTCCACCGAGCTCAAGTGCTCCCGCTCGATAGTGCGCCACACCGAGATACAGGCCACGCTGCAGGAGCAGAA
- the LOC123705320 gene encoding WW domain-containing adapter protein with coiled-coil homolog isoform X2 has product MVMHARKPHRISDGYFEKHQAHPYQKYNSKRANEYGSSERYTPLRSPNGNMSHGHMGHSAHSHHHYHMVDERGYVTSRNSYMQKGSEKERDRDYKSSRNKYTDVRSPKEKRSKEGEREKNNHERCESEKKRTSGMNSSVNSSSKYYKRSAPPSSAPSSEWSEHISSSGKKYYYNSELEVSQWEKPKEWDSRKNSSKDHQTTYSSSSSRSTLLSLDRDKRSSSRSRRRESEKSSKRANSTSERYWSGSRENVVERTRTKHAPHAAHDGKDGHHLLQDMDISPDRSTPLSESSYREGGPPRPEPGAVPPVVVLDNSNQTSGSLLAAALPRIVAAPCASTSGAACNNGGTPRSRSETPQRDAGPPTPTHSESVDPHAPPLHLDNALPRKMECLGSYSSVVGSLQQAAPMLTPSLLNHVRAELTTHVTGWPADILEKQANKYTEEAYQLSCLQCTRVSTELKCSRSIVRHTEIQATLQEQKIMYLRQQISRLEELKSQNSFMSED; this is encoded by the exons ATGGTAATGCATGCAAGGAAACCTCACCGAATAAGCGATGG GTACTTTGAGAAGCATCAGGCCCATCCATATCAG AAGTATAATTCGAAGAGGGCTAATGAGTATGGATCATCTGAGCGGTACACACCACTCAGATCCCCCAATGGGAACATGTCCCACGGGCACATGGGACACTCTGCCCACTCGCACCACCACTATCACATGGTTGATGAACGAGGATATGTCACATCTAGAAATTCCTACATGCAGAAAGGTTCAGAAAAGGAGAGAGATAGAGACTACAAATCCTCTAGGAATAAGTATacag ATGTCAGATCACCGAAGGAGAAACGCAGTAAAGAAGGTGAACGAGAGAAGAACAACCACGAGCGATGTGAATCCGAGAAAAAAAGGACTAGTGGAATGAACAGTAGTGTTAATTCGAGTAGCAAATATTATAAGAGGAGTGCGCCCCCCTCGAGTGCGCCCTCTAGTGAGTGGTCGGAACACATTAGTTCGTCGGGCAAGAAATATTACTATAACAGTGAGCTTGAAGTGTCACAGTGGGAGAAGCCCAAGGAGTGGGACTCGAGGAAGAATTCATCCAAAGATCACCAGACTAcgtattcatcatcatcatccaGAAGTA cATTGTTATCCTTAGATCGCGACAAGAGATCGAGCTCGCGGTCGCGGCGGCGGGAGTCGGAGAAGTCGAGCAAGCGCGCAAACAGCACGTCGGAGCGCTACTGGAGCGGGTCGCGCGAGAACGTCGTCGAGCGGACGCGCACGAAGCACGCGCCGCACGCCGCGCACGACGGGAAAG ATGGCCACCACCTGCTGCAGGATATGGACATATCGCCGGACCGGAGTACACCGCTGTCGGAGAGCTCGTACAGAGAGGGCGGCCCTCCGAGACCGGAGCCCGGCGCTGTGCCGCCGGTCGTCGTCTTGGATAACTCTAATCAGACG AGCGGGTCGCTGCTGGCCGCAGCGCTGCCGCGCATAGTGGCCGCGCCGTGCGCGTCGACGTCGGGCGCGGCGTGCAACAACGGCGGCACGCCGCGCAGCCGCTCGGAGACGCCGCAGCGCGACGCGGGCCCGCCCACGCCCACGCACTCGGAGAGCGTCGACCCGCACGCGCCGCCGCTGCACCTCGACAACGCGCTGCCACGGAAGA TGGAGTGCCTCGGCAGCTACTCGTCAGTAGTGGGCAGCCTGCAGCAAGCGGCGCCGATGCTGACGCCGTCGCTGCTGAACCACGTGCGCGCGGAGCTCACCACGCACGTGACCGGGTGGCCGGCGGACATACTGGAGAAACAG GCTAACAAATACACAGAGGAAGCGTACCAACTCAGCTGCCTGCAGTGCACGCGCGTGTCCACCGAGCTCAAGTGCTCCCGCTCGATAGTGCGCCACACCGAGATACAGGCCACGCTGCAGGAGCAGAA
- the LOC123705320 gene encoding WW domain-containing adapter protein with coiled-coil homolog isoform X4, which yields MVMHARKPHRISDGYFEKHQAHPYQKYNSKRANEYGSSERYTPLRSPNGNMSHGHMGHSAHSHHHYHMVDERGYVTSRNSYMQKGSEKERDRDYKSSRNKYTDVRSPKEKRSKEGEREKNNHERCESEKKRTSGMNSSVNSSSKYYKRSAPPSSAPSSEWSEHISSSGKKYYYNSELEVSQWEKPKEWDSRKNSSKDHQTTYSSSSSRSNRDKRSSSRSRRRESEKSSKRANSTSERYWSGSRENVVERTRTKHAPHAAHDGKDGHHLLQDMDISPDRSTPLSESSYREGGPPRPEPGAVPPVVVLDNSNQTSGSLLAAALPRIVAAPCASTSGAACNNGGTPRSRSETPQRDAGPPTPTHSESVDPHAPPLHLDNALPRKMECLGSYSSVVGSLQQAAPMLTPSLLNHVRAELTTHVTGWPADILEKQANKYTEEAYQLSCLQCTRVSTELKCSRSIVRHTEIQATLQEQKIMYLRQQISRLEELKSQNSFMSED from the exons ATGGTAATGCATGCAAGGAAACCTCACCGAATAAGCGATGG GTACTTTGAGAAGCATCAGGCCCATCCATATCAG AAGTATAATTCGAAGAGGGCTAATGAGTATGGATCATCTGAGCGGTACACACCACTCAGATCCCCCAATGGGAACATGTCCCACGGGCACATGGGACACTCTGCCCACTCGCACCACCACTATCACATGGTTGATGAACGAGGATATGTCACATCTAGAAATTCCTACATGCAGAAAGGTTCAGAAAAGGAGAGAGATAGAGACTACAAATCCTCTAGGAATAAGTATacag ATGTCAGATCACCGAAGGAGAAACGCAGTAAAGAAGGTGAACGAGAGAAGAACAACCACGAGCGATGTGAATCCGAGAAAAAAAGGACTAGTGGAATGAACAGTAGTGTTAATTCGAGTAGCAAATATTATAAGAGGAGTGCGCCCCCCTCGAGTGCGCCCTCTAGTGAGTGGTCGGAACACATTAGTTCGTCGGGCAAGAAATATTACTATAACAGTGAGCTTGAAGTGTCACAGTGGGAGAAGCCCAAGGAGTGGGACTCGAGGAAGAATTCATCCAAAGATCACCAGACTAcgtattcatcatcatcatccaGAAGTA ATCGCGACAAGAGATCGAGCTCGCGGTCGCGGCGGCGGGAGTCGGAGAAGTCGAGCAAGCGCGCAAACAGCACGTCGGAGCGCTACTGGAGCGGGTCGCGCGAGAACGTCGTCGAGCGGACGCGCACGAAGCACGCGCCGCACGCCGCGCACGACGGGAAAG ATGGCCACCACCTGCTGCAGGATATGGACATATCGCCGGACCGGAGTACACCGCTGTCGGAGAGCTCGTACAGAGAGGGCGGCCCTCCGAGACCGGAGCCCGGCGCTGTGCCGCCGGTCGTCGTCTTGGATAACTCTAATCAGACG AGCGGGTCGCTGCTGGCCGCAGCGCTGCCGCGCATAGTGGCCGCGCCGTGCGCGTCGACGTCGGGCGCGGCGTGCAACAACGGCGGCACGCCGCGCAGCCGCTCGGAGACGCCGCAGCGCGACGCGGGCCCGCCCACGCCCACGCACTCGGAGAGCGTCGACCCGCACGCGCCGCCGCTGCACCTCGACAACGCGCTGCCACGGAAGA TGGAGTGCCTCGGCAGCTACTCGTCAGTAGTGGGCAGCCTGCAGCAAGCGGCGCCGATGCTGACGCCGTCGCTGCTGAACCACGTGCGCGCGGAGCTCACCACGCACGTGACCGGGTGGCCGGCGGACATACTGGAGAAACAG GCTAACAAATACACAGAGGAAGCGTACCAACTCAGCTGCCTGCAGTGCACGCGCGTGTCCACCGAGCTCAAGTGCTCCCGCTCGATAGTGCGCCACACCGAGATACAGGCCACGCTGCAGGAGCAGAA
- the LOC123705320 gene encoding WW domain-containing adapter protein with coiled-coil homolog isoform X1, with product MVMHARKPHRISDGYFEKHQAHPYQQKYNSKRANEYGSSERYTPLRSPNGNMSHGHMGHSAHSHHHYHMVDERGYVTSRNSYMQKGSEKERDRDYKSSRNKYTDVRSPKEKRSKEGEREKNNHERCESEKKRTSGMNSSVNSSSKYYKRSAPPSSAPSSEWSEHISSSGKKYYYNSELEVSQWEKPKEWDSRKNSSKDHQTTYSSSSSRSTLLSLDRDKRSSSRSRRRESEKSSKRANSTSERYWSGSRENVVERTRTKHAPHAAHDGKDGHHLLQDMDISPDRSTPLSESSYREGGPPRPEPGAVPPVVVLDNSNQTSGSLLAAALPRIVAAPCASTSGAACNNGGTPRSRSETPQRDAGPPTPTHSESVDPHAPPLHLDNALPRKMECLGSYSSVVGSLQQAAPMLTPSLLNHVRAELTTHVTGWPADILEKQANKYTEEAYQLSCLQCTRVSTELKCSRSIVRHTEIQATLQEQKIMYLRQQISRLEELKSQNSFMSED from the exons ATGGTAATGCATGCAAGGAAACCTCACCGAATAAGCGATGG GTACTTTGAGAAGCATCAGGCCCATCCATATCAG CAGAAGTATAATTCGAAGAGGGCTAATGAGTATGGATCATCTGAGCGGTACACACCACTCAGATCCCCCAATGGGAACATGTCCCACGGGCACATGGGACACTCTGCCCACTCGCACCACCACTATCACATGGTTGATGAACGAGGATATGTCACATCTAGAAATTCCTACATGCAGAAAGGTTCAGAAAAGGAGAGAGATAGAGACTACAAATCCTCTAGGAATAAGTATacag ATGTCAGATCACCGAAGGAGAAACGCAGTAAAGAAGGTGAACGAGAGAAGAACAACCACGAGCGATGTGAATCCGAGAAAAAAAGGACTAGTGGAATGAACAGTAGTGTTAATTCGAGTAGCAAATATTATAAGAGGAGTGCGCCCCCCTCGAGTGCGCCCTCTAGTGAGTGGTCGGAACACATTAGTTCGTCGGGCAAGAAATATTACTATAACAGTGAGCTTGAAGTGTCACAGTGGGAGAAGCCCAAGGAGTGGGACTCGAGGAAGAATTCATCCAAAGATCACCAGACTAcgtattcatcatcatcatccaGAAGTA cATTGTTATCCTTAGATCGCGACAAGAGATCGAGCTCGCGGTCGCGGCGGCGGGAGTCGGAGAAGTCGAGCAAGCGCGCAAACAGCACGTCGGAGCGCTACTGGAGCGGGTCGCGCGAGAACGTCGTCGAGCGGACGCGCACGAAGCACGCGCCGCACGCCGCGCACGACGGGAAAG ATGGCCACCACCTGCTGCAGGATATGGACATATCGCCGGACCGGAGTACACCGCTGTCGGAGAGCTCGTACAGAGAGGGCGGCCCTCCGAGACCGGAGCCCGGCGCTGTGCCGCCGGTCGTCGTCTTGGATAACTCTAATCAGACG AGCGGGTCGCTGCTGGCCGCAGCGCTGCCGCGCATAGTGGCCGCGCCGTGCGCGTCGACGTCGGGCGCGGCGTGCAACAACGGCGGCACGCCGCGCAGCCGCTCGGAGACGCCGCAGCGCGACGCGGGCCCGCCCACGCCCACGCACTCGGAGAGCGTCGACCCGCACGCGCCGCCGCTGCACCTCGACAACGCGCTGCCACGGAAGA TGGAGTGCCTCGGCAGCTACTCGTCAGTAGTGGGCAGCCTGCAGCAAGCGGCGCCGATGCTGACGCCGTCGCTGCTGAACCACGTGCGCGCGGAGCTCACCACGCACGTGACCGGGTGGCCGGCGGACATACTGGAGAAACAG GCTAACAAATACACAGAGGAAGCGTACCAACTCAGCTGCCTGCAGTGCACGCGCGTGTCCACCGAGCTCAAGTGCTCCCGCTCGATAGTGCGCCACACCGAGATACAGGCCACGCTGCAGGAGCAGAA